In a genomic window of Thermomicrobiales bacterium:
- the carB gene encoding carbamoyl-phosphate synthase large subunit has protein sequence MSNQIRSVLVLGSGPIVIGQAAEFDYAGTQACRALREEGIRTILVNSNPATIMTDEDVADAVYIEPLKPEVIRRIIQRERPDGLLPTLGGQTGLNLAVEVAELGILDRYGVKLLGTQLSAIKRAEDRALFKAMLEEIGEPAVESAIVHSIEEAREFADRVPLPLVIRPAFTLGGTGGGVATTPDELNRIVASGLNASPIHQILLERDLTGWKEIEYEVMRDSRDTCITICNMENFDPMGVHTGDSIVVAPSQTLSDYEYQMLRSSALKIIRALEIEGGCNIQYALDPDSFAYSVIEVNPRVSRSSALASKATGYPIARLAAKIAIGKTLDELRNAVTQKTTAAFEPALDYAVVKIPRWPFDKFVRADRTISTQMKATGEVMAVDRSFEGALQKAVRSLEGQAKDLAWVDARWTPEQTEALIRKPNDLRLWAIMSALRSGVTVETIHVWSKIDEWFLDKLFGLVEIEQAIAASEGDLDPELLWAAKRAGFSDRQIATLLGTTETDVRDYRVGLGMTPVYKMVDTCAGEFEASTPYFYSTYEFEDEAAPIEGERALVVGSGPIRIGQGIEFDYCSVHAARALHDAGVASIMINSNPETVSTDFDASDRLYFEPLDAESVDAVIKHERPDGEGAGPPVIVQFGGQTAINLAEPLTDRGAEILGSSQDSIDLAEDRYRFEAFLRELGIPQPNGAAVTTLADAEAVADRIGYPVLVRPSYVLGGRAMEVVYSSEQLSRYIRNATTMTVDRPVLVDKYLLGKEVEVDAICDGTDVLIPGIMEHIERAGVHSGDSFAVYPGIRLFPAEIETIVDYTTRIALAIGARGLINIQYVIHSGRLYVLEVNPRSSRTVPFMSKVTGVPMVRLATNIMLGKTLKDQGFAGGLWPRQPLVAVKAPVFSMAKLRGVEVNLGPEMKSTGEVMGVDRNFDSAFYKALIAAGLSLPPRGSILISLADEDKADSLEMINSLVRQGYKLYATEGTAAMIERAGMPVQMVTKRIGRGKPDVVDVILLGIVDGVINTPGPADKEFLDGLEIRRAAVERGVPCITSIDTARAMVASMERATEVYTVQPITAYRETGTGY, from the coding sequence GTGAGCAATCAAATTCGCAGCGTCCTCGTCCTCGGCTCGGGGCCCATCGTCATCGGGCAGGCGGCGGAGTTCGACTACGCGGGAACTCAGGCATGTCGCGCTCTGCGGGAAGAGGGGATTCGCACCATCCTCGTCAATTCCAATCCCGCCACGATCATGACTGATGAAGACGTCGCCGATGCGGTCTACATCGAACCGCTCAAGCCCGAAGTCATCCGTCGCATCATCCAGCGGGAGCGGCCCGATGGACTGCTCCCGACGCTCGGCGGTCAAACCGGACTCAATCTGGCGGTGGAAGTCGCTGAGCTCGGGATCCTCGACCGCTATGGCGTGAAACTGCTGGGCACCCAGCTGTCGGCCATCAAGCGCGCCGAAGATCGTGCTCTGTTCAAGGCAATGCTGGAGGAAATCGGAGAGCCCGCGGTCGAGAGCGCCATCGTTCATTCGATCGAGGAAGCGCGCGAGTTTGCGGATCGAGTCCCGCTCCCGCTCGTCATTCGCCCAGCCTTCACCCTGGGTGGCACTGGTGGCGGTGTGGCCACCACGCCGGACGAGCTCAATCGCATAGTGGCAAGCGGTCTCAATGCCAGCCCGATTCATCAGATCCTGCTGGAGCGCGATCTCACCGGCTGGAAAGAAATCGAATACGAGGTCATGCGGGACAGCCGCGACACCTGCATCACGATCTGCAATATGGAGAACTTCGACCCCATGGGCGTCCATACGGGCGACTCAATCGTCGTTGCGCCCTCGCAGACCCTCTCCGACTACGAGTACCAGATGCTCCGTTCTTCGGCGCTCAAGATCATCCGCGCGCTCGAGATCGAAGGCGGTTGCAACATTCAGTACGCCCTGGATCCGGATTCGTTTGCGTATTCGGTGATCGAGGTCAACCCGCGTGTCAGCCGATCCTCCGCGCTTGCCTCGAAAGCGACGGGGTATCCCATTGCGCGGCTCGCAGCCAAGATCGCTATCGGCAAGACGCTCGATGAACTCCGTAATGCGGTTACGCAGAAGACCACGGCCGCATTCGAACCGGCGCTCGACTATGCAGTCGTGAAGATTCCGCGTTGGCCGTTCGACAAGTTCGTGCGCGCCGACCGCACCATCAGCACGCAAATGAAGGCAACCGGCGAGGTGATGGCCGTCGACCGGTCATTCGAAGGCGCGCTGCAGAAAGCGGTTCGCTCGCTCGAAGGGCAAGCCAAGGACCTCGCCTGGGTCGACGCGCGATGGACTCCGGAACAGACCGAGGCATTGATTCGGAAGCCGAACGATCTGCGCCTCTGGGCGATCATGTCAGCGTTGCGATCCGGCGTCACCGTCGAAACGATCCATGTCTGGTCGAAGATCGACGAATGGTTCCTCGACAAACTGTTCGGACTTGTCGAGATCGAACAGGCCATCGCGGCCTCGGAGGGCGATCTCGATCCGGAGCTGCTGTGGGCCGCCAAGCGCGCGGGTTTCAGCGATCGTCAGATTGCCACGCTGCTCGGTACGACCGAGACCGATGTGCGCGACTATCGTGTCGGACTCGGCATGACTCCGGTCTACAAGATGGTCGACACGTGCGCCGGCGAGTTCGAAGCCTCGACGCCATACTTCTACTCGACGTACGAGTTCGAAGACGAAGCCGCACCCATCGAGGGTGAGCGCGCGCTGGTTGTCGGTTCAGGTCCGATTCGCATCGGACAGGGAATCGAATTCGACTATTGCTCGGTCCATGCAGCGCGCGCGCTGCACGATGCCGGTGTGGCGTCGATCATGATCAACTCCAATCCCGAGACGGTCTCGACCGATTTCGATGCCTCCGACCGGCTCTATTTCGAACCGCTCGATGCCGAAAGTGTCGACGCGGTCATCAAGCACGAACGTCCCGACGGAGAAGGTGCTGGTCCGCCAGTCATCGTGCAGTTTGGCGGTCAGACCGCCATCAATCTTGCCGAACCGCTCACCGACCGCGGCGCTGAGATTCTGGGTTCCTCCCAGGACTCGATCGACCTCGCCGAGGATCGCTATCGATTCGAAGCCTTCCTGCGAGAGCTCGGCATCCCGCAACCGAACGGGGCCGCGGTCACGACCCTGGCTGACGCCGAGGCAGTCGCCGATCGAATAGGCTATCCAGTGCTGGTGCGCCCCTCCTATGTTCTCGGCGGACGGGCGATGGAAGTCGTCTACAGTTCCGAGCAGCTCTCCCGCTACATCCGCAACGCGACGACGATGACCGTCGATCGCCCTGTTCTGGTGGACAAGTACCTGCTCGGCAAAGAGGTCGAAGTCGATGCGATTTGCGACGGAACCGACGTCCTCATTCCCGGCATCATGGAGCACATCGAACGCGCCGGCGTGCATTCTGGTGACTCCTTCGCGGTCTACCCTGGCATCCGGCTCTTCCCGGCAGAGATCGAAACCATCGTCGACTACACCACGCGCATCGCCCTGGCTATAGGCGCTCGAGGTTTGATCAATATTCAATACGTCATCCATAGCGGACGACTCTACGTGCTCGAGGTCAACCCTCGCTCCTCCCGAACAGTGCCGTTCATGAGCAAGGTCACTGGCGTACCGATGGTGCGTTTGGCCACCAATATCATGCTCGGCAAGACGCTGAAGGATCAGGGCTTTGCCGGTGGTCTCTGGCCGCGACAACCGCTGGTTGCGGTCAAAGCGCCAGTGTTTTCGATGGCCAAGCTCCGCGGCGTCGAAGTCAACCTCGGACCAGAAATGAAGTCGACCGGCGAGGTGATGGGCGTCGATCGGAACTTTGACTCGGCGTTCTATAAGGCGCTCATTGCCGCTGGGCTGTCGCTTCCTCCGCGCGGATCGATCCTCATCTCCCTCGCCGATGAAGACAAGGCCGATTCGCTCGAAATGATCAACTCATTGGTCCGCCAGGGATACAAGCTCTACGCCACCGAAGGGACCGCGGCGATGATCGAGCGGGCCGGAATGCCGGTTCAAATGGTGACCAAGCGCATCGGGCGTGGCAAACCGGATGTGGTCGATGTCATCCTGCTTGGCATTGTCGACGGGGTGATCAACACGCCTGGTCCAGCCGACAAGGAGTTCCTCGACGGGCTCGAGATTCGGCGAGCCGCGGTCGAACGTGGCGTGCCGTGCATCACATCGATCGATACTGCCCGCGCCATGGTAGCCTCGATGGAACGCGCAACTGAGGTCTATACCGTTCAACCCATCACGGCGTATCGTGAGACAGGCACCGGTTACTAG
- the carA gene encoding glutamine-hydrolyzing carbamoyl-phosphate synthase small subunit, with protein MENCVLPPDTGMNGTRFTPAWDAALALADGTIFRGRGFGADFDADGEVVFTTSMTGYQEVCTDPSFAGQIVCMTFPLIGNYGVNQADAESRQPWISGLIVRELCNLPSNWRSEGTLDAYLRDNQIPGISGIDTRALTRHIRTSGDIRGVLVRKMQGVTDEELVERAKVARLPGEWDVVGLVGHDGLQRFGAGDGPHIVIVDCGVKFNIVQSLVDRGAVVSVVPYGTPFADIEALRPDGVVVSPGPGDPKNLDSGLDVVRATLDADVPYFGICLGHQLLARAIGADTGKLKFGHRGGNHPVQDVRSGQVSITAQNHGFYVDGSTLPTGKDWEVALVNLNDRSVEGLRHASLPIISVQFHPEASPGPWDSGNLFDDFLDMVRARKAA; from the coding sequence ATGGAGAATTGCGTTTTGCCGCCTGACACCGGAATGAACGGAACCCGCTTTACGCCCGCCTGGGACGCCGCGCTTGCCCTGGCGGATGGGACGATCTTCCGTGGACGTGGCTTTGGCGCCGATTTCGACGCTGACGGTGAAGTCGTATTTACGACTTCGATGACCGGTTATCAGGAAGTCTGCACCGATCCCTCGTTCGCTGGTCAGATCGTGTGCATGACGTTTCCGCTCATCGGTAACTACGGAGTCAATCAGGCCGACGCCGAATCGCGCCAACCATGGATATCGGGTCTCATCGTCAGGGAACTCTGCAATCTGCCCAGCAATTGGCGCTCAGAGGGAACGCTCGACGCCTACTTGCGCGACAACCAGATTCCGGGCATCTCGGGCATCGACACTCGTGCCCTTACCCGCCACATTCGCACGAGCGGCGACATCCGTGGCGTCCTCGTTCGCAAGATGCAAGGTGTGACGGACGAGGAGCTCGTCGAGCGGGCGAAGGTCGCCCGGCTGCCCGGTGAATGGGACGTTGTCGGTCTCGTAGGCCACGATGGACTGCAGCGTTTTGGCGCCGGCGACGGGCCGCACATCGTTATCGTCGATTGCGGGGTCAAGTTCAACATCGTGCAATCGCTTGTCGACCGCGGCGCCGTCGTGTCTGTCGTGCCCTACGGCACTCCATTCGCGGATATCGAAGCGCTGAGACCCGATGGCGTCGTCGTTTCGCCTGGTCCGGGAGATCCCAAGAACCTCGATAGTGGTCTCGATGTCGTTCGCGCCACGCTCGACGCTGATGTTCCCTATTTTGGTATCTGTCTCGGGCACCAACTGCTTGCGCGCGCTATCGGCGCGGATACCGGCAAGCTCAAGTTCGGCCACCGTGGAGGCAATCATCCGGTGCAGGACGTGCGTTCTGGCCAGGTTTCGATCACCGCGCAGAATCATGGATTCTACGTGGACGGTTCGACGCTCCCGACTGGCAAGGATTGGGAAGTTGCGCTCGTCAATCTCAACGACCGCAGCGTCGAGGGCCTTCGCCATGCGTCCTTGCCGATCATCTCGGTGCAGTTCCATCCCGAAGCGTCGCCTGGCCCATGGGACAGCGGCAATCTCTTCGACGACTTTCTCGATATGGTGAGGGCAAGGAAAGCAGCGTGA